The Medicago truncatula cultivar Jemalong A17 chromosome 4, MtrunA17r5.0-ANR, whole genome shotgun sequence genome includes a region encoding these proteins:
- the LOC11411552 gene encoding 40S ribosomal protein S4, translating into MARGLKKHLKRLNAPKHWMLDKLGGAFAPKPSSGPHKSRECLPLILILRNRLKYALTYREVIAILMQRHVLVDGKVRTDKTYPAGFMDVVSIPKTNENFRLLYDTKGRFRLHSVRDDEAKFKLCKVRSVQFGQKGIPYLNTYDGRTIRYPDPLIKANDTIKLDLENNKITDFIKFDVGNVVMVTGGRNRGRVGVIKNREKHKGTFETIHVQDASGHEFATRLGNVFTIGKGTKPWVSLPKGKGIKLTVIEEARKRQAAQNVTAA; encoded by the exons GCAAGAGGGTTGAAGAAACACTTGAAGAGACTCAATGCTCCAAAACATTGGATGCTTGACAAACTTGGTGGAGCCTTT GCACCAAAGCCATCATCTGGACCCCACAAGTCAAGGGAGTGCCTTCCTTTGATCCTCATCCTGCGAAACAGACTGAAATATGCTCTAACATACAGAGAAGTTATTGCCATCTTGATGCAGCGTCATGTTCTTGTTGATGGCAAGGTTAGGACAGACAAGACATATCCCGCTGGTTTCATGG ATGTTGTTTCTATTCccaaaacaaatgaaaacttTCGTCTTCTGTATGACACCAAGGGTCGGTTCCGTCTCCACTCTGTTAGGGACGATGAGGCAAAG TTTAAGCTCTGCAAGGTTCGATCTGTTCAATTCGGACAGAAGGGCATTCCCTATCTGAACACCTATGATGGTCGCACCATCCGTTATCCAGATCCACTAATTAAGGCTAATGACACCATCAAACTTGACCTTGAAAACAACAAGATCACTGATTTTATCAAGTTTGATGTGGGGAATGTTGTCATGGTTACCGGAGGAAGGAATAGAGGTCGTGTTGGTGTCATCAAGAACAGAGAGAAACATAAAGGAACTTTTGAGACTATTCACGTTCAGGATGCAAGTGGTCATGAGTTTGCCACTCGGCTGGGCAATGTGTTTACTATTGGCAAAGGAACAAAACCTTGGGTGTCTCTTCCTAAAGGTAAAGGTATCAAGTTGACTGTTATTGAAGAGGCTAGAAAGAGGCAGGCTGCTCAAAATGTAACTGCTGCTTAA